Proteins encoded in a region of the Rothia mucilaginosa genome:
- a CDS encoding alpha/beta fold hydrolase, with the protein MTSTVTPHSPNTSVLEGVPGPLIPGTRHDALIGDGAQAVMTRYWQYGKGMNDGTFPEGSYPVLLVHGFRGDHHGLEIIANYLLKLIPNVSIISPDLPGFGRSADLPENAQGKNTQGEDNINAYVAWLNNFVKHTNPARENAQPLPLHLIGHSFGSIVTSAFAATHPNSLALLSLINPISEPALEGSQRVASRLASLYYRAGAALPEKIGYPLLRSQLITRASSEVMMRTKDKAMRRFINGQHAAYFGSFGSRRGVLSAYEASITHTAAEYAAAIRVPVQMLVAEDDDLGTPETARAMYATLTSRDLPATSTSARERLDMIPEVGHLIHYETPRRAAELIADFAAGHSGNEK; encoded by the coding sequence ATGACCTCCACCGTTACCCCGCACTCCCCCAACACCTCAGTTCTTGAGGGCGTGCCCGGCCCGCTCATTCCCGGCACCCGCCACGACGCCCTCATCGGTGACGGCGCGCAGGCAGTCATGACCCGCTACTGGCAGTACGGCAAAGGCATGAACGACGGCACCTTCCCCGAAGGCTCCTACCCCGTACTGCTCGTGCACGGCTTCCGCGGCGACCACCACGGCCTGGAAATCATTGCGAACTACCTGCTGAAGCTCATCCCGAACGTCAGTATTATCAGCCCCGACCTGCCCGGCTTTGGCCGCTCCGCAGACCTGCCCGAAAATGCCCAGGGCAAAAACACTCAGGGCGAAGACAATATCAACGCGTACGTGGCGTGGCTGAACAACTTTGTGAAGCACACCAACCCCGCCCGCGAGAACGCACAGCCCCTACCGCTGCACCTGATCGGCCACTCCTTCGGCTCCATCGTCACCAGCGCCTTCGCCGCCACACACCCGAACTCGCTCGCACTGCTCTCGCTCATCAACCCCATCAGCGAACCCGCCCTCGAAGGTAGCCAGCGCGTCGCCTCCCGCCTCGCCTCCCTCTACTACCGCGCCGGCGCGGCACTACCCGAAAAAATCGGCTACCCGCTACTGCGTTCGCAGCTGATTACCCGCGCCTCCAGCGAAGTCATGATGCGCACCAAAGACAAGGCAATGCGCCGCTTCATCAACGGCCAGCACGCCGCCTACTTCGGCTCCTTCGGCTCCCGCCGCGGAGTGCTCAGCGCCTACGAAGCGTCCATTACGCACACCGCCGCCGAATACGCCGCCGCCATCCGGGTGCCGGTGCAAATGCTCGTCGCCGAAGACGACGACCTGGGCACCCCCGAAACAGCTCGCGCCATGTACGCGACGCTGACCTCCCGCGACCTGCCCGCTACTTCGACCAGCGCCCGTGAGCGCCTGGACATGATCCCCGAAGTCGGGCACCTCATCCACTACGAAAC